The sequence TCCATTGCAGACCAAACAGTTCACTCCTCATGCTATTACTTTTGAGTCTTCTGTTCCCAGAAGCAACATTTTGGTGAGCCTTTCTGTCTGCAGTATGAGAGTGGAAGCAAGAAATCCCATTCTGGTGATGGAAATCGTCACTAGATCCAGTCCTAAGTTTAGAAGCAGGTCCTGTGACAACCCAATCCTGGGCATGTTTATTAAGATACTCCACTACATTGAATGGACAATTGCACAAGCAGTTGGGCTTGTGACTGCAGCCTTACTTAAAACATCTCCTATCCAGTGAATGTATTCTAAGTTATGTAAATATAAGAAGTTGCTGAATGTATTTTCTTTTCACCTAGATTCCTGTGGCTCCAGCTGTGCCAGCTGTTAGTTTAGTTCCCCCAGCATTTCCTGttacaatgcctgtcccccctccTGGTTATAGTACAATTCCTCCACCTCCTTTCTTGAGAGCAAGCTTCAATCCTTCACAACCACCTCCTGGTAATCtaccattttaataaataatgctTGTTGGTGAAGTAGAAATATGACCAACTGTAAAATAAGATGCAGGCTTTCGGGCTTCTAGTAATTGTCCTAAGTTTAACAGCAGTGATCTCTgtagagttactgcagtctgagTCCATTGCTTTTAGTGAgcttaaattggagtaactctacacaGGATTGCAGTATAAGATTATTATGTTAACCTCTTGAGAAAATAATGTAATCAAgactgacatttttttaaaaagtttgtgggGAATGGTTTTCTGTGATTGCCAATGAAGGTTTGGATATATATTTTGGGAAAAAACTAACAAGTATACCCTACATTGTATTCTAAAgaaaaacttttataaaatgccAGCCCAATGGCATCCTGCTCCATATATGTTACCCAAAACCTATGACAGTATTAATAGTAGTTGCTAAAAATGTGGTCTTACCAGGGTGGATTGTCTGTATTGTTAGTGATTATACCTAAAAACTGAATTATATTGGACTTGGATTCTTTGATTTAAATACAATATTTATAGTAATGTCCTTGgatttaaaatattgtttatcAACTTAAACAGTTGCAAGGGAATAAGAAAGATTTTTGTTTCATATTAATTGTTGCAGCAAGACTAATTTTCTCTTAAGTATTAAAAAAGTCCCTACAGATAATAAATAGTGCATTTATACTGTGGGAACTAGGCATCCTGAGTAGAATTACACCTTAGTTTTGATTTTGATTCATTGTTCTTAATGCATGTTGCTCAAGTGCTTTGTTGTTGATTCGTTAAAACTGTCAAAATAAATTTACAAGCAAATATACAGAGAGATGTCTTGATACATGTTGAATTTGCTAGTTTTGTCTACTTGTAGTTATCTGTTTTTTCTAGGTTATATGCCACCTCCTGTTCCACCTCCAGTTCCACCTCCAGTTGTTCCACCTGTAGTCCCAACATGTAAGTTTGTTGCCATTCTTCACATTTTCCGTAAAGCAGTGTTAGACCAATGGTATGGAAAATGGGGTGCTATGTATTAACTTACGTTGGTTTTcgatttattaaattttaaaatttttctgaGCTTCCTCTTTGTCAAAATATTGTATTCACATTACattataaaagttaaaaaaacatTACCTACATATGCAAAAACAGTGTtaggaacaattttttaaaaagcacagataCATAGCCAAAACCCaatttaaaatagcagcactcgaCAAAGAGAGCAGTTTAAAAAATTGCAGTAGCCAGAAGCAACAATGAAAAAACAATATAAATAGACTAGACCAGCTAACCGAACCACAGGAATTTTTTTAATagaattttttgtttctttgtttttaaaaaagtctccagTAAACACAGTAGACTTTGCCTGGTATCTCAGGGATAGCAAGGACAGTGTAAGCTGAACATCTGTCAGGAAAGAGTTCCATAAccagaatgcagtcacagaaaacCCCTATGTATGCTCACCACTGACTGAACTTCCAAAGGTGGGTGTTAAAGAAGGGCTTCCACTGACAAGCTGACTTGACTGGCAGATTCATCAGTGTGATCCTGTATTCCCAGAATGTTTGTGGCTTTGTAGattgaagactttttaaaagcagTTAGTTGACTGTGTTTTTCATATCTTtacaatacttttttttttaaaaaaattaattttttaaactcAGCCACGTAGGACATAATTTACCATCATACCGTCATCTTAAATCACACCTTTACAAACATCCACAAGTATATGGTGACATCAGTAAGAGTAATATTtgtagcaaaatggaaggcagaaaaatGTCCAGATCtgatggaatggaagaataagctTATATGAACGTGCGACAATGgcaaaaataacattttatataCACAATAGGCCAATTTTAGAATTTCAGGAACAATGGGGAGTATTTTTGATTATATAgttaaaaattaagaataataACAGATTATTAtaattagatatgaagacagacagaaatatatttaaatagaagtgaaaaattaaaaaatatatataaggaaggtctatatagatatatgatttaATTGATGACAATATCATCTAAATGATAGTAGTTTATTCATTACTTTTTTCTCTATATGATTTAGATGatgtgtatgttttaatgtattatttagtttACTGTGTAATTCAGTGCAGGAATTAAGTGGGTGTTACTGGAACTATGGATAAATATAATATGCTTTATAAATATAAAGGTTATGGTTGCAGCCCTGCATCTAGTTACTTATACACAGATTGGTAGGGCTTGTATCATGAATTGGGGAAATGAGCCAGTGGGAGCTTTTTCACAATCAGCAGTTCTTACACTAAACCTAAAGCTATTGCTTCACCTCAGTGGGAGTTTAAAACATAGTTTGGGAAGAACTCCTAATctgaaaaaaagttaaaaaaccAATGTGTATGTTATGCATATGCATCTTTGGATTATGCACTGTGTTTTTAGTATAATAGAGAAATAGAACATTTTCTAGTTCATGAGAAAGTTGCCAATTATAAGGTCTACACTAAGTTATTATTAAAAATGAACTTTCTCATAGTTCTATGAACTTGCATTTGATATATGGCACAATTTGCCTTTCATTTACTACAGCATTGAATTTTGCAATACAAAGAAGTTCTTGCTGaacgttcatttttttcccagctCTTGTACAGCCTTCACTACCAGTTGCTCAAGAGACAATGAAAGAGGTTCCTTTTAGCAGCCTTGTTCTACCAGTTGGCACTCTTTCTAGTAGTCTTACCACCTCAACTTTGTCTGCTGGAAGTGTTTTTACTCCTCTTTCAAGTAACAAGTCAGAATTGGATGAAAAAGGTTCACACCTTGCAGACCTTCAGATGTCATCTGGTGAAAACAGAGCTGGTAAGCAGTACTACAATAGAATGGTATCAAGCAGTGACATCATGCAAGCCTTGCATTGTTATTCTGAAAGGGTAGGTGTTAGAATGTAGCATCACAATTGGCAGCCCCACATATTGTAACTGTTGCTGGATTTTACCTCTTTAGAGTGAAGATGGGAGTTCAAATATGCCTTACCATTTTTACAAACCTTCCAGAAAATTGTGAATGCTACAAATTTTGCAGCAAACCTGTTTGGCAGTTGAACATACCTTGTTCTACACTCATGATCAGACCATGAGATGATCAAGGATATGCTCAGCTTGCATAGAGGAACTCAAGCAACTGCTAACCAAGTTTGTTAACTGCCCTGTGGTCAAAAGCCATCAAAGAATCAGCTGGCATGGGGTTCTTGTTTCCCAGCACTGCCTTATATCCTAGCCTTGTTGTGCTGGGACACAGGAAAGATTGGGGGCAGGGATCAGAAGGTGACTCATAGTGGATGGATCAGCTGGTAACAGGCTAATGATCCAGCACCCAAATCACTTCACAGAAAAATTGGAGATGCAGATCAGTTGGCATCTTATCTCTCCattgcagaagggagaggagacagagatcatttctctctttttattttttcctgcagTCTAAGATATCTGCTCAATTTCTCTGCAGCCCAAACcaacagcatggggggggggcaagatgaAGGAAATCAATCTGTTTCTTCTGCCTCGAACAAAAAATTTAAGCTGCTGAGAACAGGAGTTGATCTCCTTTTCTATATAAATCAAGTTGACGGCTTGGGGCGAGGAGAATGGAAATCTGTTAGCGTTATGATCCCACCCCCAGAATTTGCTGCATCTCAGCAAGTCTGTAATGCAGCCCATTTTCCAGGATGGAGGATCAGAAGAATGGGGTTTCCAGCTGATCCCCACAATCACCTGGATGTTCAGCCTTCCAAAAATGTTATGCTTGGTACAGAGCAAAATTTCTCTAGCAAGAGATGAGAGATCAGCTGGGAGGCAGCTTCTCATGTCTGTAAATAGCCTTCTCCTGCATATAAACATGAACAGATTACAAATAGACTGCTGGTTAATCAGCTGCATGATTGTTACCAGCAAACAGGATGTGAATCAAGCCAGCAGGTGTTTAGGCGTCTCTACAGAGCAGAGCAGCTGACCCTTTCCCTTGACATGCAGGCTTTTACTGTGCGTGGAAGATTTCTTGTTTACATGATGTACTGCTTGAGTATTCCAGAGCAAGCAACAGATACATCATGTAGGGCTACTGTTCTTGTATGTTTTATCTCTAAGACCAAGAAGTATTCCACTTCTTTTCTGGAAGAGTAATGGAGTAGTGGTTTAGCATATCAGTAACTATCTTGTATAGAACATAGTTCCTACTGTTTTTCCAGTTTGGGCTGTTTTTCATATCTCATAACATTTTTCATTATTGTATCACAAGCCTTTTGTAGCTCACATTTTTAGGAATGTAGGGAATTTTATTCTTAAACCTTGGTTTTCCTTCAGATTTTTGGTTTCTGTTTTGGTTCTCTTTGTCTCCTTACCTAAAGCATCTAGAGATTAAATTATAAGTAGTTCTAAACTGTGTTCATTTCATGACCCAGTCTCAAGTTTTATAAgctgtttctgtttttctttaaaaagatacTATTCCAAATTGAAATGGGAAACCCAGCCATAGACATTGATCTCAATTTAATCTAACTCTGCTGTTGATCAGAGTTAAAGGTTTTCAGTTCTGATAGCAGCATTGAATAAGATTTTCTGGATTTTCCATGGAGTTACGACTATTAATACATAGCAAAAACTTGAGGAAGGATTTATTTGGATGTGCTAGACTCACATGATGGTGTTCTGGTGACAGTTTATTTTTGTTAAATTTGCAGTGCATGTATGCTTTTCCATGTCTTTAGCACTATAAATAGCCTTTTAAAAATCTAGCTGTTTAGTATTAGGTTCACGTCTGCTAACAAatttttgtttttgcatttcAGTTCTAGATGATGTTTCAAGCAGTTCTGGACTTATTGGGGGACTACAACCGCCCAGTGTCTCATCCAGCTCTGGGCTTGTGGGTGGAGTGCAACCACCTAGTGTCTCAAGTAGCTCAGGGCTTGCTCAGCCTAGTGTCACAAGCAGCTCTGGACTTTTGACAAGAGTGCAGCCACCTAGTGCTTCAGGCAGCTCTGGGCTTCTGACTGGTATTCAGCCACCCAGTGTCTCAAGCAGCTCTGGACTTCTTACAGGACTCCAGCCCATGAGTGTCTCAAGCAGCTCTAGCCTTCTCATGGGACTTCAACCACCCATCGTGTCAAGTAGCTCTGGACTTTTGACAGGAGTTCAGCCACCCATAGTGTCAAGTAGTTCTGGGCTGTTGACAGCACTCCAGCCACCCATTGTGTCAAGTAACACAGGGATTTTGGGATTGCCACCACCAATGGTCTCAAGTAGTTCTGGACTATTAGGTGTACCACCACCAAATATTTCAAGTGGTTCTGGACTTATAGGGCTACAGCCACACACTGGGATTCAGAGCATACCCCATTTAACTATTGCAAGTCAAAGGTTGCCTGGAATGCCTCTTGTAGATATCCGCCCAGGACTAATGCCACAGCCACATGGGCCAAGATTTCCACTAATACAACCTGGAATGCCACCACAGCGTAGTATTCCTCCTCCAGCAATCCTTGACCCATCACTTCCTCCCCCACCTAGAGCTCCATTCCTTCCAGGAGATCTTTTTAATCAGACAGAGAGGCCTTTTGGAACTTCTGGTAGACAAAGTGTTGATAACATTTCTAATCCAGATAAAAGGTTGCCACTTGGAGATGACAGCATTCAGCAGGAAGGAGATAGGGATTATCGCTTTCCTCCCATGGAAAATAGAGAGAATCTTAATCGGCCATCTTCAGGGGACATTAGGGATTCTATTGGACGGCCACCACTAGATCCAAGAGAGTGTCTAGGAAGACCTCCAGTAGATGGAAGAGATCATCTTGCCAGGCCACACATAGATTTAAGAGAGAACTTTGCAAGGCCAGGTATGGATACTCTTAGCCGGAGAGAGCATTTTGCTTACAATTCAGATAAGCATTGGGGACAAAGAGGAGATTATGATGAAAGAGAGCATCATGCTTTTCCTGCATATGGCGGTCTTAAAAGCTTCCAGGAAGATCGAGAGAGATATCGACAAACAAACTACAGATTTGAAACTCGAAGTGGCCCTAGCTGGAATAGGGGCCTGGAGCAAGATTCACACAGAGACTTTGATGACCGCCGTAGACCCTGGGAAAGGCAAAGGGACAGGGATGACAGAGATTTTAATTTTGGTAGAGAaatcaatggaaacagatttgggAGAGAGAGATTACAGAGTAACTGGATACCCCCTCCACACCCAAGAGCATTTGAATATTTTGAAGGGGGCATTTCTCAACCAAAAGCTGACAGTGTGCCCCAAGTTAATGGTGAAAACGCAGAGACAGAGAGCCAGCCACCTGATGTGGAGCCACAGGATGAATCGGAACTTTATGAAAAGCTGGCAACTTCAAGTGacttaaaaaaagagaagagtgACACAGAAGCTGAATTAGAAAGTGAACCAGTGGTAGAAAGCACAGAAACTGAGGGGACATAATCATCACTCAGTAGGTAAAAAGATACCTTTTGTAAAGTTGTCATCTCTCTCTGTAATAGGTGAATGGCTGACTGGACCTTAGTAGTTCACTTTTGTCTGCCAGAATTAAGTTAATCTAATGTTCATGTTCATCTTTCACTTAAGTAGCTGTACAACTGACTTGTATAGAATATTGTTCTTAATTTGAACATGGTAggtaaacttttctttctttttaaaattttctgatAAAATGCAAAGTTCCCCCACTTGCTTTTACTTCACGAGGATAAATAACAGCTTGTCAAACAAAGACTTCCTATGGAAGAAATGAAAGTTTTAGATTGCTATTAGGTTGGCCATGGAAATTGTTATACTTGAAAACAGGTGCTGGTGTATCTTGTTCAGGTTTTTAGGCtactgcagatttttaaaacatagGCAGAGCTGTGATGTATGTTCCTGCAGTTTGGCAAAAggagcataaataatacagagatGGGGTGTTCTTGAAATGTCTGCATTCTAGTCTCTGTTTCTTAAAAGTAAGTGTTCGTGATTGTTTCTCATACTGCAGTgggtaaaaaaaattgcaaattaacatacgttttaatgtttttttttagatGCCAATAAAGCATTATTTGTTTGATAAGCATTCTAGGCATTGTATTTTTTATATACAATCTATAAAATTCTGGATGAACTGTGCTTTACTAATTGTTGCAAAAGGTTAATAGTACCCTTGTAAGACCAGTGCAACAATTAAATGTGCTACAAAAAGCATATGCCTTTCTACTAAAAAAATCATGGAATCACATTAGTTTGTGTATAACATTATGTATGTAAATATTTGTGTAAAACTGTATGTAGATACCGCTGTTTCTGTGTGTGATAGTGTATGTGCACGCACTCACAGAATAATGTAGACAGTTaaataaaactgaaatggaattagGTTATAAAATGAAAATTTGTCTTTGACATTCTTTAGGTAGTAACAAATAATACAAACTGATGGGACAGGTTAAATTAACATTTGCTCTTCTAAATTCATTACTTTGAAAAGTGAAGTCTGGAACAGTTAGATGGTGGGATTAAAGTGTGGATATGTATTGAAGCAAAAATTTAAGCAAATGTTTGAATTGTCCTTTTTTGTAATACTTTTGGTGTTCTGGATAGAAAGTCATAGAATTAAAATACTTTGTGCTTACATGTTTGCAGTGAATATCTGACATCAACAGTTGTTGCGCAGACATATTTAgcctctgtaaaaaaaaaaaatcgcaaAGATAGCAAGCCCTCTCTAGATAGTTTGAACTAGAGCTAGGTTACTGAGATGAATAAGCAACCTATGTGGATAATTAACGCTGTcctgttcatttgtttttgtattttatttggtTTAAACTAGGCTGGAAAGATCCCAGTGCCTGCTTGCTCTCTAAAGTTTTGATGCTGGCACCTAGAAATTCATATTTACTGGAATCCCGTTTCTTACATAAATATAATGCTCCCTTAAAGTGTAGTGCTGTGCACTAGGAATGGAATGTATTTTTCAGGACATGATATTTGATGAATAGTGAAGAGGTTGGCCTTATGTAGCCATTTGttcccttctctttttaaaagtttctaaaATTTCAATGTGTATTAGGCATCTTCTCAATGCGTTTGGCTAAGATAATCTAGCAGGCTATGTGCTATGATGTGTAAGATCTTATACACAGAAAAGAGCTTTTAATTCAAAGAGAGCAAGTTTGATCTTTGTTATTAAAATGCTAATTTGTCAGGTTTTATAGTATTCATTTTTTTCATAAGATGATAAAATAtatgaaagctgcaaagaaggtAGTGATTAACTGTAAACCATAGTAATACACCATTATCTTTTAATTGCAGTGAAATTTATTATATTGGAAGGAGCCCCCCTCCTGTTTTAAATTAATGACTGCATTTGAAAACATTGTTCCTACTACATTGTCTGTTGATATTCATTAAATAATAAATGCCATAGGTGGTTAGAATGTTTCTGGTTAGTTCTGTTTACAAATTTAAAGATCATCTTCAAATTGGAGCATTGCTATGTAATCTGATCACTGCTGTTTATACAACAGTGATGCAACATGCATAAATCTGAGTTTTTATGTGGTAAAATGAAATAATAGTTGGATTTCATTTGGAAGTGGCAGAAGAACCCACTCTTCATGAAAGAGATTGTTAAATATTCTAGCAAATAGAGATACAGAGTTCTATAACATGTTTGTTGGGTTGCATTCTTGCTATAAAGTTTGGCCTGAGTGTTTAGCTGAATCACGCTATTCCACAGGTCTTTAAAACTTGAAGTGCTGCTGTTGCTAATGTCACCATTGTTGGTATCACTACTTTGTAAAAGAGAATCTAGTTATTGTGCTTAATTtttcaaaccttgttcaataaTACTACTTCAGACATAGTTAGATCCCTAACACCTTTCCACAAAGAAGTCATCTTCCATGAAAAGCAAGCCTGCCAGAGCAAAAGGGAGTCAGTGGATTCAGCCCATTGATATGTGTTCCTTGATGTTCAGTGACTCATGAACAAAGCAGATAGTAGTATAGTTTCTTGTACTTTGTCAGCTGTAAACAATGGAGTTTTCTACTGTTAGGTTTATTATAGTTTCTTGTCCTTTTTCAGCCGTAAATAATAGAGTTTTCTACTGTTTCTACTGTTCATTATAGGTCAACTGAGCTGTTAAGACAAGacttgaaagtgtagcatccaagttTGCTATCTGAGATGGACAGGATATGTTTTGTTCCTTGTGAAACAAGAACTTGATAGCTTTAATGTATGATTGATAGTCATAAAGCTTTAATCAACTAAAGCTTTAATATCTGACAAAAATAGTTTCTCAGTTATTTGGTGAGATTTAGGGATGTGTACTCTATACCTTTCTATCTCTTCTCTGTCCTGATTTTGAGGAGGAAAACATTCTAACTTGTACTCAGATGTAAAGGATATCATACTTTTTAAGATGGAACCACTAAGCATTTTCATCTAACAAGAAGTGCAAATAGCCATAGCAGTTAACAATGTTCAAATCAGCAACCATCAgtttttaaacagtttttttCCCACAGATATATATCTGTGGATCTGATACGTTTTAATAGGGAATATATTAAAACATTCCAAAATGGTACAAAAGAAATAAAGTATACGCATTTGTTTAATAGATCGACTAAGCTACTAAATTTTAATTGACTAACAACCTTGCATGAAATTTAATTGCATTTTATTGTTACTTCATTTTGCTATTTCAAGAGAAGGTAGTTCACCTTGACCATGAATATGTGTTAGAAATAATAGTGCATGGAATGTTTTGCAGTTGTTTGGAAAAATAAATTGACAATCTTCAAAAAGTAAATGTTATTATTCAAATATAAATGATCTACCTTTATTAACTGTTTGAATGTATATAAATATTCACTGCCATTTTATTTTACTGCAATTCAAAACAAATTTTCAGTGTTCCTAATTCGTATGAAATCACAAGTACTTGTATTTGGCACCTTCACCAGAAATCTACATTTTGAAAGTCAAAAACAATTCTAAAACGTTTGTTTCAAAACATGACAAAAGTATGTCACCTGTAGCGCCTATCCATTAATCCTGATATATATGTGCCTTTATTTTTGTTTCCTAGTATGAAATAAAAAGGtgttacagccaaattttataatgCTTACTCACATTAAATTATGTGGGACTTGATCCCAAGTAAGCGTGCGTAGGATTACTTTTGTTTCCTAGTATGAAATAAAAAGGtgttacagccaaattttataatgCTTACTCACATTAAATTATGTGGGACTTGATCCCAAGTAAGCGTGTGTAGGATTACAGTCTTACTTGCATATAATGAAGTTGATGATTGCTTGTTTTTTACTTCGACTTGCTTAACCTTATTGATGTGATAGAGTTGGCATACTCTTGCAACTCTTTAAAATTGATTCTCTATTTGTTCAGAGGTGGTATTACGAAGGTGATGCTTTGATGTGACTGTGTCTGTAGTGTTTCTCAAGTGAGAAATAACTTTGGGGTGGTTAGCTTCTCACACCATGATTCCTAAAACGTTGAAAGCTGTGTTACTTCCTTTATCACCTTTATCTTATTTAGTCCTGATTTCATTTCTTCCTTTAGTATATCTACCTCTTTTAAATGCAGTACAGGATTTGCAGATACAAGATTACAGTTTATATGAAAATGCATGAAAGAGCCCTTAGACTTAATACAAagataaaattgtatttattcacCCATGATAACTGAACATGTCTCACTTAACACAAATTGAATTCTTTACCCTTTTTCCTCAGTTAATTACCTTacaatactttttaaaagtccagCACTGTAATATTTTACAGCTTTGTAAGACATGACCAGTCTTACAGCTGTTTTGCCATTTTTCTTTAGACATGATAACTCTCTTGATAGCACCTAAGAACCTAATCACATAGCGGGTTTCCATAACGCTGGAGGAATTATCTCAGAATGTTATGTTAACCTGTAGGAAAAACGTGTGAACTGACACTACTTTATATTTAAATGTTGCATTTCTTTTGTAACGATTCAGTACTTTATTCAACCACAAAGTGCAGGATTGGATTCTTCTTGTGACATGGATGGATGGAAACTTCAGTTTCAAAGCTAAAAGTCAAAGCCAGTTTAACATGGATGTGATTTATTGCATTTACCTTCCTACCACCTGTCATATTGCAGACTTCAGAGAGATGGTTAGAGCAGCCATGGAGAATGTTGATCATGACATGAGAACAGACTCAGGCAGGGGAAAGAACAGTATGCACTGGATACACCTGATCTAGGACTAACATGACCATTGCCTTCTTGGAACACAGAAGGAGGATTGCCTACCAGAACTTTTTGTTCCAAAGAATATAAGAGTGCTGCTGTTTGTAGGTGTTGCTGCATCCCCACAAAATCACACTTGATGACAAGATGGTGCACACAGAGAAAGAATGCTACTGTTACTTGACACATTACTGATCTATACAGTGGATTAAAGGGATTTTTGCTTTTTTCAGCAATGATAGTAAACATAACTCAATAGTATGCGCCAGATATACCTGTTCACAAGGCAATACATCTTTACCTTTAGCCAAGCCCTTCGTAATTTGAACAGGAGGAGAATTTGAAAGGCTTGGTAATTTAGATTTACAATTATAAGCTGTATGAAAGTTAGAAACGTATGTCAACATATTTGCATCAATGTTGCAATTCAATGTAATGAATTGCCCCTAATGTTACAATTTGTGCTTTTGCTAATGGTCActgggatattttttaaaatgcatgcatAGTTGAAATGAATGAGCACATATGGGCTTTGTATATACCAGTCTGATGAAGGTAGCTGGACTATTGGTTTTGAACATGtg is a genomic window of Eublepharis macularius isolate TG4126 chromosome 1, MPM_Emac_v1.0, whole genome shotgun sequence containing:
- the SCAF8 gene encoding SR-related and CTD-associated factor 8 isoform X2 codes for the protein MEAVKAFNSELYSLNDYKPPISKAKMTQITKAAIKAIKFYKHVVQSVEKFIQKCKPEYKVPGLYVIDSIVRQSRHQFGHEKDVFAPRFSNNIISTFQNLYRCPGDDKSKIVRVLNLWQKNNVFKSEIIQPLLDMAAGIPPPVVTPVLPGTTATMSNNTPGTPVTPATPANVVQSLPDPWVSQITNTDTLAAVAQILQSPQGQQLQQLIQTLQMQQQKPQPSLLQALDAGLVVQLQALTAQLTAAAAAANTLNPLEQSVSFNKLMDRFGDFGEEADINEEPKKETPTSQLPLVSESVNNSLFHQLAEQLQQQNLEHLRQQLLEQQPAKASPEETQEGNFGSEHSATPSQDSNHQQFLEVETNLDNSMDVQQQDMDIDEGQEVVEQEVFEQEEKKSTVLSRSRTRSRSRSRSPRKRRSRSRSGSRKRKHRKRSRSRSRERKRKSSRSYSSERRAREREKERQKKGLPPIRSKTLSVCSTTLWVGQVDKKATQQDLTNLFEEFGQIESINMIPPRGCAYVCMVHRQDAYRALQKLSSGSYKIGSKIIKIAWALNKGVKTEYKQFWDVDLGVSYIPWEKVKLDDLDGFAEGGMIDQETVNSEWETARSTETVKEPVQTTQSTTVETTTVATTQTETYTQSVTMLQIPVAPAVPAVSLVPPAFPVTMPVPPPGYSTIPPPPFLRASFNPSQPPPGYMPPPVPPPVPPPVVPPVVPTSLVQPSLPVAQETMKEVPFSSLVLPVGTLSSSLTTSTLSAGSVFTPLSSNKSELDEKGSHLADLQMSSGENRAVLDDVSSSSGLIGGLQPPSVSSSSGLVGGVQPPSVSSSSGLAQPSVTSSSGLLTRVQPPSASGSSGLLTGIQPPSVSSSSGLLTGLQPMSVSSSSSLLMGLQPPIVSSSSGLLTGVQPPIVSSSSGLLTALQPPIVSSNTGILGLPPPMVSSSSGLLGVPPPNISSGSGLIGLQPHTGIQSIPHLTIASQRLPGMPLVDIRPGLMPQPHGPRFPLIQPGMPPQRSIPPPAILDPSLPPPPRAPFLPGDLFNQTERPFGTSGRQSVDNISNPDKRLPLGDDSIQQEGDRDYRFPPMENRENLNRPSSGDIRDSIGRPPLDPRECLGRPPVDGRDHLARPHIDLRENFARPGMDTLSRREHFAYNSDKHWGQRGDYDEREHHAFPAYGGLKSFQEDRERYRQTNYRFETRSGPSWNRGLEQDSHRDFDDRRRPWERQRDRDDRDFNFGREINGNRFGRERLQSNWIPPPHPRAFEYFEGGISQPKADSVPQVNGENAETESQPPDVEPQDESELYEKLATSSDLKKEKSDTEAELESEPVVESTETEGT
- the SCAF8 gene encoding SR-related and CTD-associated factor 8 isoform X1, encoding MEAVKAFNSELYSLNDYKPPISKAKMTQITKAAIKAIKFYKHVVQSVEKFIQKCKPEYKVPGLYVIDSIVRQSRHQFGHEKDVFAPRFSNNIISTFQNLYRCPGDDKSKIVRVLNLWQKNNVFKSEIIQPLLDMAAGIPPPVVTPVLPGTTATMSNNTPGTPVTPATPANVVQSLPDPWVSQITNTDTLAAVAQILQSPQGQQLQQLIQTLQMQQQKPQPSLLQALDAGLVVQLQALTAQLTAAAAAANTLNPLEQSVSFNKKLMDRFGDFGEEADINEEPKKETPTSQLPLVSESVNNSLFHQLAEQLQQQNLEHLRQQLLEQQPAKASPEETQEGNFGSEHSATPSQDSNHQQFLEVETNLDNSMDVQQQDMDIDEGQEVVEQEVFEQEEKKSTVLSRSRTRSRSRSRSPRKRRSRSRSGSRKRKHRKRSRSRSRERKRKSSRSYSSERRAREREKERQKKGLPPIRSKTLSVCSTTLWVGQVDKKATQQDLTNLFEEFGQIESINMIPPRGCAYVCMVHRQDAYRALQKLSSGSYKIGSKIIKIAWALNKGVKTEYKQFWDVDLGVSYIPWEKVKLDDLDGFAEGGMIDQETVNSEWETARSTETVKEPVQTTQSTTVETTTVATTQTETYTQSVTMLQIPVAPAVPAVSLVPPAFPVTMPVPPPGYSTIPPPPFLRASFNPSQPPPGYMPPPVPPPVPPPVVPPVVPTSLVQPSLPVAQETMKEVPFSSLVLPVGTLSSSLTTSTLSAGSVFTPLSSNKSELDEKGSHLADLQMSSGENRAVLDDVSSSSGLIGGLQPPSVSSSSGLVGGVQPPSVSSSSGLAQPSVTSSSGLLTRVQPPSASGSSGLLTGIQPPSVSSSSGLLTGLQPMSVSSSSSLLMGLQPPIVSSSSGLLTGVQPPIVSSSSGLLTALQPPIVSSNTGILGLPPPMVSSSSGLLGVPPPNISSGSGLIGLQPHTGIQSIPHLTIASQRLPGMPLVDIRPGLMPQPHGPRFPLIQPGMPPQRSIPPPAILDPSLPPPPRAPFLPGDLFNQTERPFGTSGRQSVDNISNPDKRLPLGDDSIQQEGDRDYRFPPMENRENLNRPSSGDIRDSIGRPPLDPRECLGRPPVDGRDHLARPHIDLRENFARPGMDTLSRREHFAYNSDKHWGQRGDYDEREHHAFPAYGGLKSFQEDRERYRQTNYRFETRSGPSWNRGLEQDSHRDFDDRRRPWERQRDRDDRDFNFGREINGNRFGRERLQSNWIPPPHPRAFEYFEGGISQPKADSVPQVNGENAETESQPPDVEPQDESELYEKLATSSDLKKEKSDTEAELESEPVVESTETEGT